One segment of Alistipes finegoldii DSM 17242 DNA contains the following:
- a CDS encoding PKD-like domain-containing protein, producing MHRFHYFIISACMLFTSCNKDEVITEEVGGQPIIELDSETGIYTVKVDHELTIAPTYQNVEDALFAWTIDGTLVSSGPSLQRTWNECGDFYVKLRVDNAEGYAEEELKVEVKELTPPVISLALPSQGLKVVRNTDYTFTPDIQHSDVEGFKIEWVREGKIVSTENTYTFNEKELGVYTVTINASNIDGTTTKDVSVEVVETMPYVVKFPTPSYLQTSTDRYTFADRPVFLRPLLEYFDNPRFEWSVDGQVMEGEVERMFKFTPSAPGEYTVSCTVSEDTPTEKISRNIDKGKTAVTATVKVVCVDKKEQDGFRASGSSKLWNKVYEYTPAPGQFINETSTIGGMTGNETSPEAAVAWATQRLKDKLHVSLGSFGGYIIVGFDHSIPNSGNQYDFCVQGNAFDGSSEPGIVWVMQDINGNGLPDDEWYELKGSEAGKEETIQNFEVTYYRPEGKKMDVQWISSDGRNGWVDYLSAYHTQDYYYPAWISENSYTLTGTCLAARNTQDSQTGYWDNQSYDWGYVDNFGNDQIEGGSTVDGSGQRNGFKISNAIHADGTEANLQYIDFIKIQCGVLAKSGWLGEVSTEVFSFEDLTK from the coding sequence ATGCATCGTTTTCACTATTTTATTATTTCTGCCTGTATGCTGTTCACCTCCTGCAACAAGGATGAAGTCATTACCGAAGAAGTAGGAGGACAACCTATAATAGAACTTGACAGCGAGACCGGTATTTACACGGTCAAGGTCGATCACGAATTGACTATCGCCCCGACATACCAGAATGTTGAAGATGCTCTTTTTGCTTGGACGATAGACGGTACGCTGGTTTCTTCGGGTCCGTCTCTTCAACGTACATGGAATGAATGCGGGGATTTTTATGTCAAACTAAGAGTAGACAATGCGGAAGGCTATGCCGAAGAGGAACTGAAAGTAGAAGTGAAAGAACTCACCCCTCCGGTCATCTCACTGGCACTACCTTCGCAGGGGCTAAAAGTCGTCCGGAATACCGATTACACATTTACTCCCGATATTCAGCATTCGGATGTCGAAGGGTTCAAAATCGAATGGGTACGGGAAGGAAAAATCGTTTCCACCGAGAATACTTATACTTTCAATGAAAAAGAACTCGGTGTTTATACGGTGACAATCAACGCTTCCAATATAGATGGGACAACAACGAAAGACGTAAGCGTAGAGGTCGTGGAAACGATGCCCTACGTTGTCAAATTCCCGACCCCGTCTTACCTGCAAACATCCACGGACAGGTACACTTTTGCCGACCGTCCTGTTTTCCTGCGTCCGTTGTTGGAGTATTTCGACAATCCCCGTTTTGAGTGGAGTGTGGACGGTCAGGTCATGGAAGGAGAAGTGGAACGCATGTTCAAGTTCACGCCGTCCGCACCCGGAGAATACACCGTCTCCTGTACTGTGTCGGAAGACACACCGACGGAAAAAATAAGCAGGAATATCGACAAAGGGAAAACGGCTGTCACTGCCACCGTAAAAGTCGTTTGTGTGGACAAAAAGGAACAAGACGGCTTCCGGGCTTCGGGAAGTTCCAAGCTCTGGAATAAAGTCTATGAATATACCCCAGCTCCCGGCCAATTTATCAACGAGACGAGCACGATAGGCGGTATGACCGGCAACGAAACATCCCCTGAAGCGGCTGTCGCATGGGCAACACAGCGTTTGAAAGACAAACTGCACGTCTCTTTAGGTTCTTTCGGGGGTTATATCATCGTCGGCTTCGACCACAGTATTCCCAATTCGGGTAACCAATATGATTTCTGTGTTCAGGGGAACGCCTTTGACGGCAGTTCCGAACCGGGTATCGTATGGGTCATGCAAGATATAAACGGAAACGGATTGCCGGATGACGAGTGGTACGAACTGAAAGGATCTGAAGCAGGCAAGGAAGAAACAATACAGAATTTTGAAGTGACCTATTACCGTCCGGAAGGCAAAAAAATGGATGTCCAATGGATCAGTTCCGACGGTAGAAACGGCTGGGTAGACTATCTGTCCGCTTATCATACACAAGACTATTATTATCCGGCTTGGATTTCGGAAAACAGTTATACCCTGACAGGCACTTGTCTGGCCGCCCGCAACACCCAAGATTCTCAAACCGGTTATTGGGATAATCAGAGTTATGACTGGGGGTACGTGGATAATTTCGGAAACGACCAGATAGAAGGCGGCAGTACGGTGGATGGAAGCGGACAAAGGAACGGTTTCAAAATTTCCAATGCCATCCATGCCGATGGAACGGAAGCCAATCTGCAATATATTGACTTTATCAAAATACAATGCGGTGTTCTGGCCAAAAGCGGCTGGCTGGGCGAAGTTTCTACGGAGGTATTTTCTTTTGAGGATCTAACCAAATAA
- a CDS encoding phage integrase SAM-like domain-containing protein — protein MGRITINGTQAGFSCKKEVSLALWDVKTNRAKGKSEEARTLNQELDNIKAQITRHYQYICDHDSFVTAKKVYNRYVGFSEECHTLMNLFREQLEPYKKKIGIEKAESTYCGLVADYKSLLLFMKSKKNAEDIVIEELEKSFIEDYYNWMLGTCALANSTVFGRVNTLKWLMYIAQEKGWIRVHPFASFECMPEYKRRSFLSEEELQRIIHIEPRYKRQRAMRDMFLFMCFTGLSYVDLKAITYDNIHTDSDGGTWLMGNRIKTGVAYVVKLLPIAIELIEKYRGTDEKKDSPNVSFR, from the coding sequence ATGGGCCGTATCACCATCAATGGAACCCAAGCCGGTTTCAGTTGTAAGAAAGAAGTGTCCCTCGCTTTGTGGGACGTCAAAACCAACCGGGCCAAAGGCAAGTCCGAGGAGGCCCGTACACTCAATCAGGAGCTTGACAATATCAAGGCGCAAATCACCAGGCACTACCAGTACATCTGCGACCACGACAGTTTTGTTACAGCCAAGAAAGTCTATAACCGCTATGTCGGCTTCTCAGAGGAATGCCACACCCTTATGAACCTTTTCAGGGAACAGCTGGAACCGTATAAAAAGAAAATCGGCATAGAGAAAGCCGAAAGCACCTACTGCGGTCTGGTTGCCGATTACAAGAGTCTCCTGCTTTTCATGAAAAGCAAGAAGAATGCAGAGGATATTGTCATCGAAGAACTTGAGAAATCATTCATCGAGGATTACTACAACTGGATGCTCGGTACATGCGCTTTGGCAAACTCCACTGTCTTCGGGCGTGTCAATACCTTGAAGTGGCTGATGTATATCGCGCAGGAAAAAGGCTGGATACGGGTTCATCCGTTCGCATCATTCGAGTGTATGCCCGAATACAAGAGGCGTTCTTTCCTTTCCGAAGAGGAACTGCAAAGGATAATCCATATAGAACCGAGATACAAACGCCAGCGTGCCATGCGCGACATGTTCCTGTTCATGTGCTTCACCGGTCTTTCCTATGTGGACTTGAAAGCCATAACATACGATAATATCCATACCGACTCCGACGGCGGTACATGGCTGATGGGCAACCGTATAAAAACGGGAGTGGCGTATGTCGTAAAATTATTGCCCATTGCTATCGAACTGATTGAAAAATATAGGGGTACGGATGAAAAGAAAGACTCCCCGAATGTGTCTTTCCGGTAG
- a CDS encoding DUF4465 domain-containing protein has protein sequence MKRKLRFLAGACLFTATALFSGCSSDDDFLMDPVDSGTSQTRAVTNPDGTLTITFDDFDPGMLAGPTSAGENLYSYQGYPQVTTIYDNTPEEYLFLSMFNTVGGSTEYSSGGIALSNWNIRSNQSGNTGDWWYSYLNQCSVYNTAVEAEGQNKEAGHSGSNFGVVYGYVDAYNQAWMAKPEFYFNVPRKLVGLWICNTSYTYGVITYGNQFGSTGVATPLKEMKGYFQVNLECYDANGGLIRTYKRLLADYRNGQQQVDPITTWDYWEINAEGVQSVKFNFEGSDSGAYGLNTPAYICIDDITIQ, from the coding sequence ATGAAAAGAAAATTACGCTTTCTGGCAGGTGCCTGTCTATTTACCGCAACCGCCTTGTTCTCTGGCTGTAGTTCGGACGATGACTTTTTGATGGACCCGGTTGATTCCGGAACTTCGCAAACCCGTGCTGTGACAAATCCGGACGGTACTTTAACTATCACTTTCGATGATTTCGATCCCGGCATGTTAGCAGGACCTACCTCGGCCGGAGAAAATCTTTATTCGTACCAAGGGTATCCTCAAGTAACCACCATTTACGACAATACTCCGGAAGAATATCTCTTCCTTTCAATGTTTAATACTGTAGGTGGAAGCACAGAGTATTCCAGCGGCGGCATCGCACTTTCCAACTGGAACATCCGCTCCAATCAGTCGGGAAATACCGGAGACTGGTGGTATTCTTATCTAAACCAATGTTCTGTCTATAACACTGCGGTGGAAGCGGAAGGACAGAATAAGGAAGCCGGGCACAGCGGTTCCAATTTCGGTGTCGTTTACGGATATGTGGATGCTTACAATCAGGCATGGATGGCTAAACCAGAATTTTATTTCAATGTTCCCCGGAAATTGGTCGGCCTGTGGATCTGCAACACCTCATACACTTATGGTGTCATTACTTATGGTAATCAGTTCGGTTCTACGGGGGTAGCGACTCCTCTGAAAGAGATGAAAGGGTATTTCCAAGTGAATCTGGAATGTTATGATGCGAATGGCGGTCTGATCCGCACTTACAAACGTCTTTTAGCCGATTATCGTAACGGCCAACAACAGGTTGATCCTATCACGACATGGGATTATTGGGAAATCAATGCCGAAGGGGTGCAAAGTGTGAAATTCAACTTCGAGGGTTCGGATTCGGGAGCATACGGTTTGAATACTCCGGCTTATATCTGTATTGATGATATCACCATACAATAA
- a CDS encoding BlaI/MecI/CopY family transcriptional regulator, with protein MEKLTRREEELMRCFWEHGPLFVRELVALAAEPKPHFNTLSTMVRALEAKGYVAHKTFGSTYQYYPVVTEEEFSRRTLGGVISKYFENSYLGAVSALVEEEKISVEDLRELIDRIENQNRR; from the coding sequence ATGGAAAAACTGACACGCAGGGAAGAGGAACTGATGCGCTGTTTCTGGGAACACGGCCCGCTGTTCGTGCGGGAACTGGTCGCGCTGGCCGCCGAGCCTAAACCCCATTTCAATACGCTCTCGACGATGGTCCGCGCTCTCGAAGCCAAGGGCTATGTCGCTCACAAGACCTTCGGAAGCACCTATCAGTATTATCCGGTGGTGACCGAAGAGGAGTTTTCTCGCCGCACGCTTGGCGGTGTCATCAGCAAGTATTTCGAGAATTCCTATCTTGGGGCGGTTTCCGCGCTGGTCGAGGAGGAGAAGATTTCGGTCGAGGACCTTCGAGAGCTGATCGACCGCATCGAAAATCAAAACCGCCGGTAG
- a CDS encoding TonB-dependent receptor plug domain-containing protein: MKRHLILLFVGVSLPFLLAAQQKNSVSITKRVLRIPEVTVVGKRPMKDIGVQRTRFDSIAMKENIALSMADVLTFNSSVFVKNYGRATLSTVAFRGTSPSHTQVTWNGMRINNPMLGMTDFSTIPSYFIDDASLLHGTSSVNETGGGLGGLVRLSTSPANHEGFGLQYVQGVGSFSTFDEFLRLTYGDKHWQSSTRVVYSSSPNDYKYRNRDKKENIYDEDKNIIGSYYPTERNRSGAYKDLHVLQEIYYNTGEGDKFGLNAWYINSNRELAMLSTDYGNDMDFENRQREQTFRGVLSWDRVREKWKVGVKGGYIHTWMAYDYKRDKGNGEMASMTRSRSKINTFYGSADGDYAPSEKWLFTAGVSVHQHLVESADKNIISQEGNKAVVGYDKGRVEFSGSVSAKWRPVDRFAASLVLREDMFGTEWAPVIPAFFIDGVLSKKGNIVAKASISRNYRFPTLNDLYFLPGGNPDLKSEHGFTYDVGLSFSVGKENVYALSGGINWFDSHIDDWIIWLPTTKGFFSPRNLKKVHAYGAETNAHLDIMLGKDWKLDMNGTFSWTSSINESEPMSPADQSVGKQLPYVPEFSATVTGRLSWRTWSLLYKWCYYSQRYTMSSNDYTLTGYLPPYFMNNVTLEKQLSFRWADLSLKGSINNLFDEEYLSVLSRPMPGINFEIFIGITPKFGKNKNSKR; the protein is encoded by the coding sequence ATGAAAAGACATCTTATTCTATTGTTCGTGGGGGTAAGCCTGCCCTTTCTGCTTGCCGCCCAGCAGAAAAATTCCGTCAGCATTACCAAAAGGGTACTACGTATTCCGGAGGTTACGGTGGTGGGCAAACGACCTATGAAGGATATAGGCGTGCAACGAACCCGTTTCGATTCCATCGCCATGAAAGAGAACATCGCCTTGTCTATGGCCGATGTGCTGACATTCAACTCATCCGTTTTTGTCAAGAACTACGGACGCGCCACGTTATCCACCGTGGCTTTCCGGGGTACCTCTCCCTCGCATACCCAAGTGACGTGGAATGGTATGCGCATTAACAACCCGATGCTGGGCATGACGGATTTTTCCACCATCCCTTCTTACTTTATCGATGATGCCTCGCTGCTGCACGGAACGTCATCGGTAAACGAAACGGGCGGCGGCTTGGGTGGTCTGGTCAGGCTCTCCACTTCTCCGGCCAACCATGAAGGGTTCGGGTTGCAGTACGTGCAGGGAGTGGGGTCGTTCAGCACGTTCGACGAGTTTCTCCGCCTGACCTACGGTGACAAACACTGGCAGTCCTCCACCCGTGTGGTGTATTCCTCTTCCCCCAACGACTACAAATACCGAAACCGGGACAAGAAGGAAAACATCTATGACGAGGACAAGAACATCATCGGTTCCTATTACCCGACGGAACGCAACCGCAGCGGGGCTTATAAGGATCTGCACGTCTTGCAGGAAATTTATTATAACACGGGCGAAGGCGACAAGTTCGGGCTAAACGCCTGGTATATCAATTCTAACCGGGAACTGGCGATGCTCAGCACGGATTACGGGAACGACATGGACTTCGAGAACCGCCAAAGGGAGCAGACGTTTCGCGGCGTCCTCTCGTGGGATCGCGTGCGGGAGAAATGGAAGGTCGGTGTAAAAGGCGGCTATATACACACATGGATGGCCTATGATTACAAGCGGGACAAGGGAAACGGCGAAATGGCTTCGATGACCCGCTCACGCAGTAAGATTAACACGTTCTACGGAAGTGCGGACGGGGATTATGCTCCTTCAGAGAAATGGCTGTTCACGGCCGGTGTTTCCGTACACCAGCATTTGGTGGAAAGCGCGGACAAAAATATCATCTCGCAGGAAGGTAACAAGGCTGTTGTCGGGTATGACAAGGGACGTGTCGAGTTTTCCGGTTCCGTTTCTGCGAAATGGCGGCCTGTCGATCGTTTTGCCGCCTCGCTTGTCCTTCGCGAGGATATGTTCGGTACGGAATGGGCCCCGGTTATCCCGGCTTTCTTCATCGACGGGGTACTGTCGAAAAAAGGCAATATCGTGGCGAAAGCATCCATCTCCCGGAACTACCGTTTTCCCACGCTGAACGACCTCTATTTTCTGCCGGGCGGTAATCCCGACCTGAAAAGCGAGCACGGCTTCACATACGACGTGGGGTTGTCGTTCTCGGTGGGGAAAGAAAATGTATATGCTTTGAGCGGTGGTATCAACTGGTTCGATTCGCACATCGACGACTGGATCATCTGGCTACCCACAACCAAGGGATTCTTCTCCCCCAGAAACCTCAAAAAGGTACATGCTTACGGGGCAGAGACCAACGCCCACCTTGATATAATGCTCGGAAAGGACTGGAAACTGGATATGAACGGAACTTTCTCGTGGACTTCCTCGATCAACGAGAGCGAACCGATGAGTCCGGCAGACCAATCCGTCGGCAAACAGTTGCCATACGTGCCGGAGTTTTCCGCAACGGTGACCGGACGTCTGTCATGGCGGACATGGAGCCTGCTTTACAAATGGTGTTATTACAGCCAGCGTTATACCATGTCGAGTAATGACTATACTCTGACGGGCTATCTGCCCCCTTACTTCATGAATAACGTGACACTGGAAAAACAGCTCTCTTTCCGATGGGCCGATCTGTCGCTAAAGGGCAGCATCAACAACCTGTTCGATGAAGAATACCTTTCCGTATTGTCCCGTCCCATGCCGGGCATCAATTTCGAGATATTCATCGGCATAACACCCAAGTTCGGAAAAAACAAAAATAGTAAACGATAA
- a CDS encoding YncE family protein, with protein sequence MIRVLFFIRMTMSRTIQRICLFLFCLPVFGSCMKWDYGEMEDFSVSASGLFITNEGNFQYSNATLSYYDPATCEVENEVFYRANGFKLGDVAQSMVIRDGIGWIVVNNSHVIFAIDINTFKEVGRITGFTSPRYIHFLSDEKAYVTQIWDYRIFIINPKTYEITGYIECPDMDMESGSTEQMVQYGKYVYVNCWSYQNRILKIDTETDKVVDELTIGIQPTSLVMDKYNKMWTITDGGYEGSPYGYEAPSLYRIDAETFTVEKQFKFKLGDWPSEVQLNGTRDTLYWINNDIWRMPVEADRVPVRPFLEFRDTKYYGLTVNPNNGEVYVADAIDYQQQGIVYRYSPQGKLIDEFYVGIIPGAFCWK encoded by the coding sequence ATGATTCGGGTACTCTTTTTTATCCGAATGACAATGAGCAGAACAATACAACGGATTTGCCTTTTTCTTTTCTGCCTGCCAGTTTTCGGCAGTTGCATGAAATGGGATTACGGAGAGATGGAAGATTTCTCTGTATCGGCCTCTGGTCTTTTCATTACCAACGAGGGGAATTTCCAGTACAGCAATGCCACGCTTTCCTACTACGATCCCGCCACGTGCGAAGTGGAGAATGAAGTGTTTTACCGTGCCAACGGGTTCAAGTTGGGCGATGTGGCCCAGTCTATGGTTATCCGGGACGGTATAGGCTGGATCGTGGTGAACAACTCGCATGTGATTTTCGCCATCGACATCAATACTTTCAAGGAAGTGGGCCGTATCACAGGTTTCACCTCACCCCGGTATATCCATTTTCTGTCGGATGAGAAAGCCTATGTGACGCAGATATGGGACTACCGTATCTTCATCATCAACCCCAAGACATACGAGATTACCGGCTATATCGAATGTCCAGACATGGACATGGAATCGGGTTCCACCGAACAAATGGTACAATACGGCAAGTACGTCTATGTGAACTGCTGGTCGTACCAGAACCGCATCCTGAAAATCGACACGGAGACGGACAAGGTCGTGGACGAACTGACCATCGGCATACAACCTACTTCGCTGGTCATGGACAAATACAACAAGATGTGGACCATCACGGATGGCGGTTACGAGGGCAGCCCATACGGTTACGAGGCACCGTCTCTCTATCGTATAGACGCCGAGACTTTCACCGTAGAGAAACAGTTCAAGTTTAAGCTGGGCGACTGGCCTTCGGAAGTCCAGCTCAACGGTACACGGGATACACTTTACTGGATCAACAACGATATTTGGCGAATGCCGGTGGAAGCCGACCGTGTTCCCGTCCGGCCTTTTCTGGAGTTTCGGGACACCAAATACTACGGCCTTACGGTCAATCCCAACAACGGGGAGGTATATGTGGCCGACGCTATTGATTACCAGCAACAAGGTATCGTGTATCGCTATTCGCCGCAAGGCAAGCTGATCGATGAATTTTACGTGGGAATCATTCCGGGAGCTTTCTGCTGGAAATAA
- a CDS encoding ABC transporter substrate-binding protein gives MNALKNLSLILLLSLAFTGCHNKSSKINDFNLLLYAPEYASGFDIKGAGGKESVLITVRNPWQGADSVTTWLFIVRNGEEVPEGFAGQVLKGDAKRIVAMSSTHIAMLDAIGEVRCITGVSGIDYISNPDIQARRDSIGDVGYEGNINYELLLSLDPDLVLLYGVNGASAMESKLEELDIPFMYVGDYLEESPLGKAEWMVVLSEVTGKREKGEKAFAAIPVRYNALKKKVADSTLGTPSVMLNVPYGDSWFMPSTQSYVARLITDAGGRYIYQKNTGNASIPIDLEEAYLLASDADMWLNVGMANSLDDLKASCPKFTDTRCFKNGEVYNNNARTNTAGGNDYYESAVVNPDIVLRDLVKIFHPELVQEECVYYKQLK, from the coding sequence ATGAACGCATTAAAGAATTTAAGCCTGATTTTGTTGCTTTCTCTGGCATTTACAGGCTGCCACAACAAAAGCTCAAAAATCAATGATTTCAACCTGCTGCTTTATGCTCCCGAATATGCCTCCGGCTTCGACATCAAAGGGGCGGGCGGGAAGGAAAGCGTACTGATAACCGTCAGGAATCCCTGGCAGGGAGCGGACAGTGTAACCACATGGCTGTTTATCGTCCGCAACGGTGAAGAGGTTCCCGAAGGGTTTGCAGGACAGGTACTCAAAGGAGACGCCAAACGCATCGTGGCGATGTCTTCCACTCATATCGCCATGCTTGACGCAATCGGTGAAGTCCGGTGTATAACCGGCGTTTCGGGAATCGACTACATTTCCAACCCAGACATCCAAGCCCGCCGCGACAGTATTGGCGATGTCGGCTATGAAGGGAACATCAACTACGAGTTGCTGCTCTCGCTCGATCCCGACCTCGTTCTGCTCTATGGGGTGAACGGCGCAAGCGCAATGGAAAGCAAACTCGAAGAACTCGACATACCGTTCATGTATGTCGGCGATTATCTTGAAGAGTCGCCTCTCGGCAAGGCCGAATGGATGGTAGTGCTTTCAGAAGTCACAGGAAAACGTGAGAAGGGTGAAAAAGCCTTTGCCGCAATCCCGGTCAGATACAACGCCTTGAAAAAGAAAGTGGCCGACAGTACCCTCGGCACTCCTTCGGTTATGCTTAATGTTCCCTATGGCGACTCGTGGTTCATGCCTTCAACCCAAAGTTATGTAGCCCGCTTGATTACTGATGCGGGAGGCCGCTATATCTACCAGAAGAACACGGGAAACGCTTCTATCCCCATTGACTTAGAAGAAGCATATCTGCTCGCGTCGGATGCGGACATGTGGCTGAACGTGGGAATGGCGAACTCCCTTGACGACTTGAAGGCATCATGTCCGAAATTCACCGATACCCGATGTTTCAAAAATGGAGAGGTGTATAACAACAACGCCCGTACCAACACAGCCGGGGGTAACGACTATTACGAGTCTGCCGTCGTGAATCCTGACATCGTGCTCCGCGACCTCGTGAAGATATTCCATCCTGAACTGGTGCAGGAAGAGTGTGTGTATTACAAGCAACTGAAATAG
- a CDS encoding site-specific integrase translates to MQRSTFKVLFYVKRQSEKSGQVPVMGRITINGTMSQFSCKLTVRSSLWDAKANKASGKSLESQRINEKLENIKTNIGKQYQRLCDRDSYITAEKVRNAFLGMGDDCRLLLQTFDEYLAEFRKRVGKDRAYSTYEDYCLRRRRLAAFLEYEYHVKDIPFKELKREFIEKFVVYLSTVKGLASGTICAGVKKLRLMTYTAYKNGWILVDPFAGFHVRPKYAERRYLSASELQAVMDVELPNYRTGINRDAFVFCAFTGLSHSDVAKLTHADIHTDDNGDYWIIDKRQKTGTQFRVKLLPVAEMIYDRYKNLHLEGNKVFPIKRYYKTMNMSLRHVARHAGLSFNPTMHVAKHHTISI, encoded by the coding sequence ATGCAACGCAGCACTTTCAAAGTCCTTTTCTATGTGAAAAGGCAGTCCGAAAAATCGGGTCAGGTTCCCGTCATGGGCCGTATCACCATCAACGGCACGATGTCGCAATTCAGCTGCAAACTCACCGTCCGTTCCTCCCTCTGGGATGCCAAAGCCAACAAAGCTTCCGGCAAAAGTCTCGAATCGCAGCGCATCAACGAGAAATTGGAGAATATCAAGACCAATATCGGCAAACAGTATCAGCGTCTCTGCGACCGGGATTCATACATAACGGCCGAAAAGGTCCGCAACGCCTTCCTCGGTATGGGCGATGATTGCCGCCTGCTGTTACAGACCTTCGACGAATATCTTGCGGAGTTCCGCAAGCGTGTGGGCAAAGACCGCGCTTATTCCACCTATGAGGATTACTGTCTGCGTCGCAGGCGTCTTGCCGCTTTCCTCGAATACGAATACCATGTAAAGGACATTCCGTTCAAAGAGCTGAAGCGGGAGTTTATCGAAAAGTTCGTCGTCTACCTCTCCACGGTAAAGGGTCTTGCTTCCGGGACGATCTGTGCCGGAGTCAAGAAACTGCGTCTGATGACCTATACGGCCTATAAGAACGGCTGGATTCTCGTCGATCCTTTTGCAGGGTTCCATGTCAGGCCTAAATACGCCGAACGGCGCTATTTATCCGCTTCGGAATTGCAGGCCGTGATGGACGTCGAACTTCCTAACTACCGAACGGGCATTAACCGGGATGCCTTCGTCTTCTGCGCTTTTACGGGCCTGAGCCATTCGGACGTAGCAAAGCTGACCCATGCCGATATTCATACAGACGACAATGGGGATTATTGGATCATCGACAAGCGGCAAAAGACAGGTACACAATTCCGTGTCAAACTCCTTCCCGTTGCTGAAATGATCTACGACCGTTATAAAAATCTGCATCTGGAAGGTAATAAGGTCTTTCCGATCAAACGCTACTATAAGACGATGAACATGTCCTTGCGGCATGTTGCCAGACATGCTGGATTGTCATTCAATCCGACAATGCACGTGGCGAAACATCATACAATCTCTATCTAA